Proteins from one Candidatus Acidiferrales bacterium genomic window:
- a CDS encoding ISNCY family transposase yields MEPERIELSQRERDRLKVVHEVEERHLTQVAAAGRVQLSERQVRRLLGRVRAEGDRGVLHRLRGRPSNRKITGSRQQRILARVQKRYADFGPTLASEHLASDGLPISRETLRKWMTAAGLWRPRRRRLERVHVWRERRAAFGELVMWDSSPYAWLEDRGPQLHLIAMIDDATSRIGGRFAEHDTTAENLRVLEGWLRRHGRPLAYYTDKAGLFRVNRAPKLDEELRGVEPETQIRRALRELDVDWIAAHSPQAKGRIENLFGTLQDRLVKEMRLAGIDTVEAANRFLELTFVPFWEQRFAVAPRQSQDAHRRLDRGHRLEQILSVRVERTVAQDATVVWQRQRWGVPREQVCAGLRGARAEIERRLDGSHWLRFRGRYLELRPCPAAPSRSLSAVSLRLTGRSNPKPKPKTNYHPLPNHPWRKPWKRTLLLCQKPDISTLR; encoded by the coding sequence ATGGAACCGGAGCGGATCGAGTTGAGCCAGCGAGAGCGAGATCGGTTGAAGGTGGTGCACGAGGTCGAGGAACGGCACCTGACGCAGGTCGCCGCGGCGGGGCGGGTGCAGCTGAGCGAGCGCCAAGTGCGGCGGTTGCTGGGGCGGGTGCGGGCGGAGGGGGACCGGGGAGTGCTCCACCGGCTGCGCGGTCGGCCTTCGAACCGCAAGATCACCGGGTCCCGGCAACAGCGGATCCTGGCGCGGGTCCAGAAGCGATACGCCGATTTCGGGCCCACGCTGGCCAGTGAACATCTGGCCAGCGACGGACTGCCCATCAGTCGGGAGACGCTGCGGAAGTGGATGACCGCGGCCGGGCTGTGGCGACCGCGACGACGCCGCTTGGAGCGGGTGCATGTGTGGCGGGAGCGGCGGGCGGCATTCGGCGAGTTGGTGATGTGGGACAGTTCGCCGTACGCCTGGTTGGAGGATCGCGGACCGCAGCTGCACTTGATCGCCATGATCGACGACGCCACCAGCCGCATCGGGGGGCGCTTTGCCGAGCACGACACGACCGCAGAGAATCTGCGGGTATTGGAGGGGTGGTTGCGGCGGCACGGGCGTCCGCTCGCGTATTACACCGATAAAGCGGGGCTGTTTCGCGTCAACCGCGCGCCGAAGCTGGACGAGGAGTTGCGGGGCGTCGAACCGGAGACGCAGATTCGACGAGCCCTGCGCGAACTGGATGTGGACTGGATCGCCGCCCACAGCCCACAAGCCAAGGGGCGGATCGAAAACCTGTTCGGAACCCTGCAGGATCGCTTGGTGAAAGAAATGCGCCTGGCCGGCATCGACACGGTAGAAGCGGCGAACCGTTTTCTGGAACTCACCTTTGTGCCGTTCTGGGAGCAGCGGTTCGCCGTGGCGCCGCGCCAATCCCAGGATGCGCACCGGCGACTGGATCGCGGGCATCGGTTGGAACAGATCCTCAGCGTGCGGGTCGAGCGTACCGTGGCACAAGACGCCACGGTGGTTTGGCAGAGACAACGCTGGGGCGTCCCGCGCGAGCAGGTCTGCGCCGGGCTGCGCGGCGCACGGGCCGAGATCGAGCGCCGGTTGGACGGCAGCCACTGGTTACGGTTCCGGGGTCGCTACCTCGAGCTGCGCCCTTGCCCCGCAGCACCGTCGCGGTCGCTAAGTGCTGTAAGTCTACGACTTACAGGAAGGAGTAACCCAAAACCCAAACCAAAAACCAACTACCACCCCCTTCCCAATCATCCTTGGAGGAAGCCCTGGAAGCGGACACTTCTACTTTGCCAAAAACCGGACATTTCTACTTTGCGTTGA